In the genome of Geotrypetes seraphini chromosome 14, aGeoSer1.1, whole genome shotgun sequence, one region contains:
- the LOC117348137 gene encoding olfactory receptor 13G1-like, translating to MEGNNQSLPIMFYMIGFSNHPDLQLLFFALFLIIYVAALLGNSLITTIIANDSRLHTPMYFFLINLSILDICCTTFAIPMVLQILLSTDKAISFSECIIQLCIFTSALSTELMLLMVMGLDRYVAICIPLHYSTIMSKRTCILLAAVVWIVGFINSFLQTELILKLTFCQHNILDHFFCEIPSLLNLACSDTFINNVVVIGADILISMSCFLLTVISYTYIISAILKIRSADKKKKAFSTCASHLTVVTLYYGGVIYTYVKSTFNNNPETDKVMSAVYAFISPVLNPIIYSLRNKEVIDAFKKLLERSKIPKR from the coding sequence ATGGAAGGAAATAACCAGAGCTTGCCCATAATGTTTTATATGATTGGGTTTTCCAATCACCCAGATCTCCAGCTTTTATTTTTTGCACTCTTCCTCATCATCTACGTAGCAGCTTTGCTGGGCAACAGTTTGATCACCACCATCATTGCCAATGACTCTCGTCTTCATACTCCCATGTACTTCTTTCTCATTAACTTGTCCATCTTAGACATTTGTTGCACAACGTTTGCTATTCCTATGGTTTTACAGATCCTCCTGTCAACGGATAAGGCTATTTCCTTCTCTGAATGTATAATTCAGTTGTGCATCTTCACCTCTGCCCTGAGTACGGAGCTCATGCTCTTGATGGTGATGGGATTGGATCGTTACGTTGCAATCTGCATCCCATTGCATTATAGTACCATTATGAGCAagaggacctgtattcttctggcTGCCGTTGTCTGGATAGTTGGGTTCATAAATTCCTTCCTTCAAACTGAATTAATCCTCAAGTTGACCTTCTGCCAGCACAATATTCTGGACCACTTCTTTTGTGAAATTCCCTCATTGTTAAACTTGGCCTGCTCAGACACTTTTATCAATAATGTGGTCGTCATTGGTGCAGACATTCTTATCTCTATGAGTTGCTTCCTTTTAACAGTCATATCTTACACATATATCATCTCGGCCATACTAAAAATCCGCTCTGCAGATAAAAAGAAGAAAGCCTTTTCTACTTGTGCATCGCACCTCACCGTTGTGACATTATACTATGGAGGTGTTATTTATACCTATGTGAAATCTACATTTAACAATAACCCAGAGACTGACAAAGTCATGTCTGCCGTTTATGCCTTTATATCTCCCGTGCTGAACCCCATTATTTACAGTTTAAGAAACAAAGAGGTTATCGACGCTTTCAAAAAATTGTTGGAAAGAAGCAAAATTCCAAAAAGATAG
- the LOC117348138 gene encoding olfactory receptor 13G1-like: protein MEGHNQSLPIMFYMIGFSNHPDLQPLFFALFLVIYVAALLGNSLITTIIANDSRLHTPMYFFLINLSILDICCTTAAIPMVLQILLSMEKTIPFSECIIQLCIFTSALSTELMLLTLMGFDRYVAICIPLHYSTIMSKRTCILLAAVVWILGFINSFLQTELILKLTFCQHNILDHFFCEIPSLLNVACSDTFINNVVVIVADIFFGMGCFLLTVISYTYIISAILRIRSADKKKKAFSTCASHLTVVTLYFGGVIYTYVRPAFSNNPEADKVMSAVYAFVSPVLNPVIYSLRNIEVINAVKKLLGRNITPKR from the coding sequence ATGGAAGGACATAACCAGAGCTTGCCCATAATGTTTTATATGATTGGATTTTCCAATCACCCAGATCTCCAACCTTTATTTTTTGCACTCTTCCTCGTCATCTACGTGGCAGCTTTGCTGGGGAACAGTTTGATCACTACCATCATTGCTAATGACTCTCGCCTTCATACTCCCATGTACTTCTTTCTCATTAATTTGTCCATCTTAGACATTTGTTGCACAACAGCTGCTATTCCCATGGTTTTACAAATCCTCCTGTCAATGGAGAAAACTATTCCCTTCTCTGAATGTATAATTCAGTTGTGCATCTTCACCTCTGCCCTGAGTACGGAGCTCATGCTCTTGACATTGATGGGGTTTGATCGTTATGTTGCAATCTGCATCCCATTGCATTATAGTACCATTATGAGCAagaggacctgtattcttctggcTGCCGTTGTCTGGATACTTGGGTTCATAAATTCCTTCCTTCAAACTGAATTAATCCTCAAGTTGACCTTCTGCCAGCACAATATTCTGGACCACTTCTTTTGTGAAATTCCCTCACTATTAAACGTGGCCTGCTCAGACACTTTTATCAATAATGTGGTCGTTATTGTTGCAGATATATTTTTTGGTATGGGTTGCTTCCTTTTAACAGTCATATCTTACACATATATCATCTCGGCCATACTAAGAATCCGTTCTGCAGATAAAAAGAAGAAAGCCTTTTCTACTTGTGCATCGCACCTCACCGTTGTGACATTATACTTTGGAGGTGTTATTTACACCTATGTGAGACCTGCTTTTAGCAATAACCCAGAGGCTGACAAAGTCATGTCTGCAGTTTACGCTTTTGTATCTCCTGTGCTGAACCCCGTTATTTACAGTTTAAGAAACATAGAGGTTATCAACGCTGTCAAAAAATTGTTGGGAAGAAACATTACTCCAAAAAGATAG